A genomic region of Brienomyrus brachyistius isolate T26 chromosome 6, BBRACH_0.4, whole genome shotgun sequence contains the following coding sequences:
- the LOC125745527 gene encoding death-inducer obliterator 1-like isoform X4: MTETGSCSSVKPTDDGRKTWSFRRSTIARRAVLMDPDIQETNAAPARRSGRRIKRTDKLLQFLSTAKRGRGARRQAPLCLEHCQSSTQIVTADAKSTSEPNSLEGHKAKGPGETSTIRMTAERVTDQSRRARCVSGSYSNSTDTEDSDELTLKELQDLLKKRKKGETKEAAGPGSLVVAYELESKRPEDCVGEPDSVQHAGGRVPRGVTAEAMLTEEGPQSKMGGKPSRWRKRSEEQEEYMEEEESSQSDPDALYCICRQKHNERFMICCDRCEEWFHGDCVGITEAEGRQLEENGEDYICPSCTTQTILPDDTSVPSANAYGGIGATINQPTTEITGLPKCIGPGCRKNALPDSVYCSSDCIVRHAAEAMKNLTNMKEPRLRLKPDLKVQTKLAQGNTAKYTAVVGLHPRKGIGQCFSDRSSGSLGQSTFLPYQEDHKRSVQRRRMSHGETFSKAEERHDLYSDEEWVEVEQNTPNCFTEHHEYTVKLNKTSASLSEREHAEEEFKKVPVCTQNPFITGSQSAEGSRKLTAQDDGVTRGHWQSPGNSTGASQKCAPPPAMNWESLAAAPGDTPTSQLSASLPSHCPVSRVLSFSRATYMIPKKHLHLPFCSQQLTNTPIPSSSLSSNVTRPPPVSLGFPVLSRPPQTNAMRQNICRSFTEILCKRVSDSDDLQIPESEMEKLALSIEKEMFSIFLDTDRHYRNKYNSLMFSLKDPKNKSLFYRVVKGEVSPFLLVRLSSEQLLSVERSGHEPGEEHKECLSVPADSQSVVGTTLDTHCSMVKTSSAECMNNPSDCNSKIRADQMPDEEEPNISKFSVSSVAQQLDVTVEQDSWPSGERTSDIQPARNKPVIAPKDIQTTITSSSLIMSSTAISHPGPSSATNSPS; this comes from the exons ATGACAGAAACAGGGTCGTGCAGTTCTGTGAAGCCAACCGACGACGGCAGGAAGACATGGTCTTTTCGCAGATCCACCATAGCCAGGAGGGCTGTGCTTATGGACCCTGACATACAGGAAACTAACGCCGCTCCGGCCCGGCGCAGTGGCCGCCGCATCAAGCGCACAGACAAGCTGCTGCAGTTTCTGTCAACTGCAAAAAGGGGCAGAGGGGCTAGGAGGCAAGCCCCCCTGTGCTTGGAGCACTGCCAGTCTTCTACCCAGATAGTAACCGCTGACGCTAAAAGCACATCTGAGCCAAACTCCCTTGAAGGTCACAAAGCCAAGGGTCCTGGGGAGACCTCCACCATCAGAATGACTGCAGAGAGGGTGACTGACCAGAGCAGACGAGCCAGGTGTGTTTCAGGCAGTTATAGTAATAGCACAGACACGGAAGACAGCGATGAGTTGACATTAAAAGAGCTGCAGGACCTTCTGAAGAAGCGCAAGAAGGGTGAGACCAAGGAAGCAGCTGGGCCCGGTTCATTAGTAGTGGCATATGAGCTGGAGAGCAAGAGACCGGAGGATTGTGTAGGGGAACCTGATTCAGTGCAGCATGCTGGTGGACGGGTTCCCAGAGGAGTGACTGCAGAGGCCATGCTGACTGAGGAGGGCCCACAGTCAAAAATGGGAGGAAAACCCAGCAGGTGGAGAAAGAGGAGTGAAGAGCAGGAGGAATACATGGAGGAAGAGGAGTCTAGTCAATCCGATCCTGATGCGCTTTATTGCATTTGTAGACAAAAACACAATGAAAG GTTCATGATATGCTGTGACCGCTGTGAGGAGTGGTTTCATGGTGACTGtgtgggcatcacagaggcaGAGGGACGGCAGCTGGAGGAAAATGGCGAGGACTACATTTGTCCCAGTTGCACAACGCAAACAATACTTCCTGATGATACAAGTGTCCCATCAGCCAATGCCTATGGTGGAATTGGCGCAACAATAAATCAGCCA ACCACAGAAATAACTGGGCTACCCAAGTGTATTGGACCAGGCTGCAGGAAAAATGCGTTGCCAGACTCCGTTTACTGCAGTAGTGACTGCATTGTCCGACACGCTGCAGAAGCTATGAAGAATCTGACTAACATGAAGGAGCCCCGACTGAGACTGAAGCCAGACTTAAAAGTGCAGActaaactggcacaggggaacaCTGCCAAG TACACAGCTGTGGTCGGCCTACATCCCAGGAAGGGCATCGGTCAGTGCTTCTCAGACCGGTCCTCGGGGTCActcggacagtccacgtttttaccTTACCAGGAG GACCACAAGAGGTCTGTCCAGCGGAGGCGGATGAGTCACGGAGAGACGTTCAGCAAAGCAGAGGAGAGACATGACTTATACAGTGATGAGGAGTGGGTGGAGGTGGAGCAGAACACGCCTAACTGTTTCACGGAGCATCATGAATACACAGTAAAGCTAAACAAGACCTCTGCATCTTTGT CTGAAAGGGAACACGCAGAAGAAGAGTTTAAGAAGGTGCCTGTCTGCACTCAAAATCCATTCATAACTGGTTCCCAGTCTGCTGAGGGTAGCAGGAAGCTCACAGCCCAGGATGATGGTGTGACTAGGGGACACTGGCAGTCACCTGGAAACAGTACTGGTGCTTCCCAGAAATGCGCTCCCCCTCCTGCCATGAATTGGGAAAGCCTGGCTGCAGCTCCGGGGGACACTCCTACTTCTCAGCTGTCGGCTTCACTTCCCTCGCACTGCCCTGTCTCCAGGGTGCTGAGTTTCAGCAGGGCTACCTACATGATACCAAAAAAGCATCTCCATCTGCCTTTCTGCAGTCAGCAGCTAACCAACACTCCGATACCCTCCAGCTCTCTCTCATCCAACGTGACTCGTCCGCCACCAGTGTCCCTGGGTTTCCCAGTTCTTTCCaggcccccccaaaccaacGCGATGAGGCAAAATATCTGCCGCTCTTTCACAGAGATCTTGTGCAAGAG GGTCAGTGACAGTGATGACCTGCAAATACCTGAGAGTGAAATGGAAAAGCTTGCTCTTAGTATTGAGAAGGAAATGTTCAGCATCTTTCTTGATACAGACAGGCACTACAGAAATAAATACAACTCACTTATGTTCAGCCTGAAGGATCCTAAAAATAAG agcctgttttatcgtGTTGTTAAGGGCGAAGTCTCTCCTTTCCTCCTAGTGAGGCTGAGTTCTGAGCAGCTGTTGTCTGTAGAGAGATCAGGACATGAACCTGGGGAG gaaCACAAGGAGTGTTTATCAGTTCCTGCAGACAGCCAAAGCGTGGTTGGTACTACCTTGGACACTCACTGTAGCATGGTGAAGACCTCCAGTGCTGAGTGCATGAATAATCCATCTGACTGTAACTCCAAGATCAGGGCAG ATCAGATGCCAGATGAAGAGGAGCCAAACATATCCAAGTTCTCAGTATCTTCTGTTGCTCAGCAATTGGACGTAACTGTAGAGCAGGACAGCTGGCCTTCTGGTGAACGAACTTCAGATATTCAGCCAGCAAGAAACAAACCTGTCATCGCCCCAAAGGATATCCAAACCACGATCACTTCTTCATCTTTAATTATGTCTTCAACCGCCATCAGCCACCCAGGGCCATCTTCTGCCACAA aTTCTCCCAGCTGA